One Littorina saxatilis isolate snail1 linkage group LG1, US_GU_Lsax_2.0, whole genome shotgun sequence genomic window carries:
- the LOC138969511 gene encoding octopamine receptor-like — MGVPFKIKINEYRSCLSEVSFPNRLPVTVYLSVVSVVGFIGNALIMIVYWQSFKPSANRIFVLAMAIEDMTINVITLPLQIITIRYAYNTYSYWLCRGLFAAAALPTQTSGLIIVAVALDRLSRIWWPKKKHINEHQCCVINVVIFIFAHVLFAGFVPVYGIHSYPSHIEGVSVKMCWYDDEYRGTSYSKAHAHVVNVIVLGGLVLMTISYILIGIKLWKRKTPMKKSIPLTAKSFQNCTTEYSLHSKLAGEATVIDEPLENRESMATREGADVQAASGSAHITVVEKDLNQNSNDPSLPSGDPSPSPLTENLDMTVRSHPVDIVENDTAQESPHAHGNSGDEEKILLNKEDGRTSLRIRPLETKRQSLKLTILSHENTKEESVIELDSVSIIELGSLAESDDRLFRNYPREIVNNDLSSQLPFGSAQRNPCPQPVKKTETVSSHTRKIRSRTTITMSVLTFFYVVNWIPHCYVRFTGKYPPNLCPGYTDCGANITAFCLRSIYLNSAVNAFVYSYCSTHFRIELSRMSRRLYRRFSRTL, encoded by the exons ATGGGGGTACCCTTCAAAATTAAG ATAAACGAATACCGTAGCTGCCTTAGCGAGGTGTCGTTCCCGAACCGGTTGCCCGTGACGGTGTACCTGTCCGTAGTGTCGGTGGTGGGCTTCATCGGCAACGCTTTAATAATGATCGTGTACTGGCAGAGCTTCAAGCCTAGCGCCAACCGCATCTTCGTGCTGGCCATGGCCATCGAGGACATGACGATCAACGTGATCACCCTGCCACTGCAGATCATCACCATCCGCTACGCCTACAACACCTACAGCTACTGGCTGTGCAGAGGCCTGTTCGCCGCTGCCGCCTTGCCCACGCAGACCTCAGGGCTTATCATTGTGGCTGTGGCCCTGGACCGCTTATCCCGCATCTGGTGGCCCAAGAAGAAGCACATCAACGAGCACCAGTGCTGCGTCATCAACGTCGTCATCTTCATCTTCGCTCACGTGCTCTTCGCCGGCTTCGTACCCGTGTACGGGATCCACAGCTACCCTAGCCACATTGAAGGCGTGTCGGTCAAGATGTGCTGGTACGACGACGAGTACCGCGGCACCTCCTACTCTAAGGCCCATGCCCACGTCGTCAATGTTATCGTCTTAGGCGGTCTGGTGTTAATGACCATTTCCTACATCCTGATCGGCATCAAGTTGTGGAAGAGGAAAACACCGATGAAAAAATCCATACCATTGACCGCGAAAAGCTTTCAGAATTGCACTACAGAGTACTCCCTTCACAGCAAACTTGCTGGCGAGGCCACCGTAATAGATGAGCCGCTAGAGAATCGTGAATCTATGGCTACAAGAGAGGGTGCTGACGTTCAGGCAGCGAGCGGTTCCGCGCACATCACTGTGGTTGAG AAAGATCTCAATCAAAATTCCAATGATCCCAGTCTACCTTCGGGGGATCCCAGTCCATCGCCATTGACAGAAAATCTCGACATGACGGTACGATCACATCCAGTGGACATCGTCGAAAACGATACAGCACAAGAGTCACCACATGCTCATGGCAACTCAGGTGACGAAGAGAAAATCTTATTGAACAAAGAGGATGGCAGAACTTCTCTCAGAATCCGTCCGTTGGAAACGAAACGTCAGAGCTTAAAACTCACCATCCTCTCCCACGAAAACACAAAAGAAGAGAGTGTTATCGAGCTCGATTCAGTGAGTATTATCGAGCTCGGTTCATTGGCCGAGAGCGACGATCGGCTGTTTCGGAATTATCCCCGGGAAATTGTCAACAATGATTTGTCGTCGCAGTTACCGTTCGGAAGTGCACAGAGAAATCCCTGCCCGCAACCGGTCAAAAAGACAGAAACTGTCTCGAGCCATACACGAAAGATCCGATCTCGCACTACAATAACGATGTCGGTCTTGACTTTCTTCTACGTCGTCAACTGGATTCCGCACTGCTACGTGAG GTTCACAGGCAAATACCCACCGAATTTGTGCCCAGGCTACACAGACTGCGGTGCGAACATAACAGCCTTCTGTCTCCGTTCCATCTACCTCAACAGTGCCGTCAACGCCTTTGTCTACAGTTACTGCAGCACTCACTTCAGAATTGAGCTCAGCCGCATGTCGAGAAGACTATATAGACGATTCAGCAGAACATTATGA